The genomic region TCCTTTTAGGCTTCAATTTTAGATTCCATAAAAATGGATGATGTATCAAAATTGTCAGCAGGGAGTCCTTGTTAGGTCTCACTTTTGTGCAAGGAAGAGGTTTCTTTAAGCAAAGGCAACTCTAGAAAGGGGGGGGGGAGAGTAAATAAAAGTTAGGTGGAGACAACAAACTGCTAAAACAGGCAATAGTACATCAGTTCCATACAACAAGGACTTGTGTACAATGCTAAATACTATTACCCATTGGCACTTGGCAGAACCAGCATACTGCTAGACATTATCTGGCTGTGGAGGCCAGAGAGCCAAAATTTTGGGGACAATTCTACCTACCTAAGCCTCCAACATAAACTCTCTGCCTGCAGTTCAGCCACTTTCTCCCTATTCTTGTTCTCCTTTGCCGTGGTCATCATGGCCGATGTGGAAGAGGTTGAGGCGGCTGTGGCTGAGGCGGAGGGAGTACATTGTCTTCTTGTACTCGGCCCAGGTGAAGGGCCGGTACTGCCTGGGTGAGTTGGCTGTGACTGTCTCTGGGAGGGCCAAAATTCGTGCATGCAGTGGCGGCGCAGCGAAGTAGATCGTTGACAGCCTCGCCCTGCTCGAGCTTGCAATTACCCTGTGCCGGACGCTTATCACCTTCCCATTTGTGAAGGCCTGGGAACATACAtacaagaaaaaggaaaagagacatGATATTACATTATATTGTTGCACCATGGAATGGATTAATGTTGTTAGATTCAGATGTGGTAACAACTAACAAGACAAAAACAGAAATCCTTGTCAGTTGGTACGATGTACTTGGTGCATATGCTGTCCAAAAAACATCAGTGCTGACCCATCTTTTCACAAAAAAAGGAGCAATTGCTAATTAACCTGGTTGTCTGTTTAGAAGACACAGTCGTTGGTAGCTCATATATAGAAGCAATTCTCATTTACCTAATCTACTAGCCGCAGTGCCTGTTTATTTTACCTGGAGGAGATCACCAACATTGACAAAGAACGCTGATGGATCGGCTGGCACCTGAACCCACACCTCTCTGCCGTCGCTGTTCAGAAGCACCTGAAGGCCGTCAACATCGTTTGATCGGAGCAAGCTAAGGATCTGCGGGTCTGAGTGCTCCCCGAATCCGATCCGTGCACCTGCCGACTGGTTCGCGCCATTGCCTGCCACGATCCTGAAACTGTTCTTCATCCTGCACTGACTGTCGTGGTCAAGCTTGTGAATGGCGCATGGTGGAGGGTAGTGGTTTATCCGCAGGAGTGAGTCGCTGTCTGTGTCAGCGATGAGCCTGCTGAAGGATCTGGGGTCCTTGAGCCCTAGCCCCTCTCCGAGCAGGTCCAGGATCTCACATGCGAGCTGCCTCATCGCTCCCACATACTCGTTCACCACATTGCTGCAGCAACAGTGAAGGAAAAAAAAAAAAGCATCAGCATGTGAGAAGACCAATTGGATCAAAAGAATGGATTTATCACGAAGACCAGTTGGATGTGTGCCATGAGCCCATGACAGAGAAAAAAAGGAGACAGAAGAAAGATGAGAAGGTTTTGACTGATTGACGTATATATGAATATGCAGCATAACTCAAAAGCTGCAGCATTGAAAAGACGGTAGCTGCTTGATGCATCTGCTGGGCTATGCAGCAGAAGCAGAATCCAGTCACATGCTATAGGTTCTTGTGATGCATGCATGGATAGCTTGGTGTCACCGATTTTCCAGCGGGCAAATGGGTTTCTCTCGACAGGATTGGGCATGCTctttccactgctccatggatAGACCCATCAGTGTTTGGAATCACTCATCACTGCCCCTGCTGCCACTCCCACCTCCCTCCTCCGGGACATCTCATTCATCTTGCCATAAAGAGGACCCGTTGCATGTGTGCCTCCTTTTCAATTGCTTGGCTTTATATGGATAGCATGGATATGCTCTTTAGGGGGCCCTGGGGAGCATTTTATTTCCTATCAAGCTTTTGTACTTCTGTGGACCCTACTTGCTGTTACCTAtacctgtgtgtgtgtgtgtgttccaTGGCAAAATGGCTACTGCAAAGATTCTGATGCCATTTCTGTTTTTGTTCTTGTTGCCAAGCATTTTACAATTATATTAATGTGATCAAGGCAATGAACAACCTCCTACTTCTTAATTAGTTTGGTGCTACATTATGAGTATTGGAACACTGGCAATATATTAATGATTCATGACTAGTTGACAGAGAACAAAGGGAG from Zea mays cultivar B73 chromosome 6, Zm-B73-REFERENCE-NAM-5.0, whole genome shotgun sequence harbors:
- the LOC100285694 gene encoding gibberellin 2-oxidase, whose translation is MVVPSTTPVVRQETPPPSHDGIGIPTVDLSAPGGRGALSRQVARACAQHGFFRAVNHGVAPGPAARLDAAARTFFALAPHNKQRAGPPSPLGYGCRSIGFNGDAGELEYLLLHANPAAVAHRARSIDTDDPSRFSNVVNEYVGAMRQLACEILDLLGEGLGLKDPRSFSRLIADTDSDSLLRINHYPPPCAIHKLDHDSQCRMKNSFRIVAGNGANQSAGARIGFGEHSDPQILSLLRSNDVDGLQVLLNSDGREVWVQVPADPSAFFVNVGDLLQAFTNGKVISVRHRVIASSSRARLSTIYFAAPPLHARILALPETVTANSPRQYRPFTWAEYKKTMYSLRLSHSRLNLFHIGHDDHGKGEQE